The following coding sequences are from one Plasmodium knowlesi strain H genome assembly, chromosome: 9 window:
- a CDS encoding AAA family ATPase, putative, translated as MNLHKEKRIPLCCEICLKDEKDVSDEVIKTAAHKWMFSLGITITLGRHDPKKINCEKLNNSCDYIVIEPAVPIKIVKESNENYDNGMYGKFSTTHYSVYEINSCYDVNFHVDNALNCALPSWDNFHPTEGLRKEDVSTENTTLLRNPNCVRTNVTNHWGKRKGGECLLNGHSNTSLVSPSAVPQNSVHSSAQYNEIQNKENLQPNSKLLFTIPMIGEKSASSMEEDPIILPNFCCIVNVVTYYKNDELVEEQFNEPSENEGGSDQDGDNTHEAKKKNGKSVPIFSQYILPHLRFHKLWDSLYYEENIKRDLLEYVSALMLFATKKIDRNLINYNHLVLLYGPPGTGKTSLCKALANKICIRLSNIYATGVLIELNTHTLFSKWFSESGKQVLKLFNKIKRIIEDYGENDIFICLLIDEVESLSADRRRSMDSTEPSDTIRVVNTLLTQIDSLKYYHNTLLLTTSNISEMIDDAFIDRVDLKQFIGLPNEECRYEIYKDCIEELMEKGIIHFSSKVPNYEGVKKLLKNGAGKGTDEYIYGTELMKCAKMSNGFSGRSLRRVPFQAYAYFCQATLRFYNSTNNNNQKVLISLVDFLMALQRAIQKEIINKSKLMDQKK; from the exons atgaatctgcacaaggaaaagagaaTCCCCCTGTGCTGtgaaatttgtttaaaagACGAAAAGGATGTATCTGACGAAGTAATAAAAACGGCAGCGCACAAGTGGATGTTCTCCCTAGGAATAACCATAACGTTAGGGAGGCACGAtccgaaaaaaattaactgtGAAAAGTTGAACAACTCTTGCGACTATATAGTTATAGAGCCTGCCGTGCCAATAAAAATAGTGAAGGAGAGCAACGAAAATTACGACAATGGGATGTATGGGAAATTCAGCACAACGCATTATTCCGTTTATGAAATTAATTCATGTTACGATGTGAATTTCCACGTAGATAATGCACTCAATTGTGCCTTACCCAGTTGGGATAATTTCCATCCCACGGAAGGGTTAAGAAAAGAAGATGTATCAACAGAAAACACAACTCTGTTGCGGAACCCTAATTGTGTTAGGACAAATGTGACTAACCATTggggaaaacgaaaaggaggagagtGCCTTCTCAATGGGCACAGCAACACCTCCCTTGTTAGTCCTTCTGCCGTTCCACAGAATTCTGTCCATTCATCTGCCCAATATAACGAAATACAAAATAAAGAGAACTTACAGCCGAATTCAAAATTGCTATTTACGATCCCCATGATAGGTGAAAAATCAGCATCATCCATGGAGGAAGATCCAATAATTTTGCCAAATTTTTGTTGCATTGTGAATGTAGTTACGTATTACAAAAATGACGAATTAGTGGAGGAACAATTTAACGAACCAagtgaaaatgaaggaggcTCAGATCAAGACGGGGATAATACTCatgaagcgaaaaaaaaaaatggaaagagcgtgcccattttttcccaataTATTTTACCGCACTTACGGTTTCATAAATTATGGGACAGTCTATATTatgaggaaaatataaaaagagaTTTACTCGAATATGTTTCTGCTTTAATGCTCTTTGCTACCAAAAAAATTGATCGcaatttaattaattataaTCACCTTGTATTGTTGTACGGGCCTCCAGGAACAGGCAAAACTTCTCTCTGTAAAGCTCTGGCTAACAAGATTTGCATTCGTCTgtcaaatatatatgcgaCAG GCGTTTTGATTGAGctgaacacacacacattaTTCTCCAAATGGTTTAGCGAATCGGGGAAGCAAGTTCTAAAGTTATTTAACAAGATTAAAAGGATAATCGAGGACTATGGCGAAAATGATATTTTCATCTGCCTCTTGATAGACGAGGTGGAAAGTTTGTCCGCAGACAGAAGGCGGTCCATGGACAGCACGGAGCCCTCGGACACTATACGAGTCGTCAACACGTTGCTGACGCAAATAGACTCCCTTAAATACTACCACAACACGTTGTTGCTCACCACGTCCAACATTTCCG AAATGATCGATGACGCCTTCATCGACAGAGTAGACCTAAAGCAGTTCATTGGATTGCCAAACGAAGAATGTAGATACGAAATTTACAAGGACTGCATCGAAGAATTG ATGGAGAAGGGTATAATTCACTTTTCCTCGAAGGTTCCAAATTATGAAGGAGTTAAGAAATTACTCAAG AACGGAGCGGGGAAAGGGACGGATGAATACAT CTACGGAACTGAACTGATGAAATGCGCCAAGATGAGCAACGGTTTCAGTGGCCGCTCACTGAGGAGAGTTCCCTTCCAAGCATACGCCTACTTCTGCCAAGCG
- a CDS encoding adrenodoxin reductase, putative: MNLRSFLYTQAQRELVRGWCLEGKLSFTGKKCFFTNEAKPFKVGIIGAGPSALYCCKHLLKHERVKVDIFEKLPNPYGLIRYGVAPDHINVKNTYKTFSPVFLSANYRFFGNVHVGVDLTMEELRNHYNCIIFCCGASEVEMPILQKDEDNTLIGNKNNHIRQSGIFHARDLIYFYNNMYNDMRCKAVDNYLNSFENFTTSVIIGNGNVSLDIARILIKSPDDLNKTDISSDYLKAIKRHNIKHIYIVGRRGFWQSSFTNAELRELISLENTKVILSKKNYDLCCVLKSDEEGNTNMKKRQHEIFQKMVKNYEEVEKNKEFYKTHKIIEFIFYSQIKKVQAIDSSMKNVEFELNKNVPMSYSSFKENKVLVTPLIIFATGFKKSNFTENLYNQSIQTFKEDIGQNKFGIFKAGWFDKGPKGNIASQILNSKNSTHLVLNFLQKVNIFFDNDISILLKQKQISYVSFDDWIYLHQLEKQMGAQKNKIGQKFSQIGEVLRILKDRMGKSH; encoded by the coding sequence aTGAATTTGCGCAGCTTCCTTTACACCCAAGCACAACGAGAGCTGGTAAGAGGGTGGTGTCTCGAGGGGAAACTCTCCTTTACTGGAAAAAAGTGCTTCTTCACGAATGAAGCAAAACCGTTTAAGGTCGGAATCATTGGAGCTGGGCCATCGGCCCTCTACTGCTGCAAGCATTTATTAAAACATGAACGAGTTAAAGTTGACATTTTTGAGAAGCTACCGAACCCTTATGGCCTCATCAGGTATGGGGTGGCCCCAGATCACATTAATGTGAAGAATACGTACAAAACTTTTAGCCCCGTTTTTTTAAGCGCCAATTACAGattttttggaaatgttCATGTAGGGGTGGACCTAACAATGGAGGAACTTCGGAACCACTACAACTGTATCATCTTCTGTTGTGGTGCATCTGAAGTGGAAATGCCCATTTTGCAGAAAGATGAGGATAACACACTAATCGGGAATAAAAACAATCACATAAGACAGAGCGGCATTTTCCATGCACGGGATCTCATCTACTTTTACAACAACATGTACAACGATATGCGATGCAAAGCAGTAGACAATTACCTAAATTCATTCGAAAATTTCACCACCTCTGTCATCATAGGGAACGGAAATGTGTCTCTTGATATAGCACGCATATTGATAAAATCTCCTGATGATTTAAATAAAACGGATATCAGCAGTGACTACCTGAAGGCGATAAAGAGACATAATATTAAACACATCTACATTGTTGGACGCAGGGGATTCTGGCAATCATCTTTTACGAATGCAGAGCTCAGGGAATTAATTTCGTTAGAAAATACCAAAGTTattttaagtaaaaaaaattatgatctCTGTTGCGTTTTAAAAAGCGATGAGGAGGGAAAtacaaatatgaaaaaaaggcaacatgaaattttccaaaaaatggtaaaaaattatgaagaagtggaaaaaaataaagaattctACAAAACACATAAAATTAtcgaattcattttttactcacaaataaaaaaagtacaagCCATAGACAGTTCAATGAAGAATGTAGAATTTGAATTGAACAAAAATGTCCCCATGTCCTATTCGTCttttaaagaaaacaaaGTTTTGGTAACTCCATTGATAATCTTCGCTAcgggatttaaaaaaagcaatTTCACAGAAAATTTGTACAATCAATCTATTCAAACATTTAAGGAAGATATAGGGCAGAACAAGTTTGGAATTTTCAAGGCAGGCTGGTTTGATAAAGGACCCAAGGGAAATATAGCAAGTCAAATTTTGAACTCCAAAAATTCTACACATCTTGTTTTAAACTTCCTTCAGAAAGTGAATATCTTTTTTGACAATGACATTTCGATCTTGTTAAAACAGAAGCAAATTTCCTATGTCTCCTTTGATGACTGGATTTACCTCCACCAGCTAGAGAAACAAATGGGggcacagaaaaataaaattggccAAAAGTTTTCTCAAATAGGGGAGGTGTTGCGTATACTCAAAGACAGAATGGGGAAAAGCCACTGA